The Akkermansia muciniphila genome contains a region encoding:
- a CDS encoding thioredoxin family protein → MKTIIIPVVAALVAGIAGASEAWSTNPAEAMQQAAAQKKGVMLEFTGSDWCGACIMQKKQALSLPKVQEGITAAFIPVELDFPRKKQQDEQTKAMLETYKKSYGITGFPTLVYTDAQGRPVHTVVGYANPDQVMKDAAKAAEALKTQQALTNKLAGSLTDEQRRDALVQLLKTVPQSSIPAFYKPSLEELAKLDPEDASGIRAELNRKELLHTQREELADTFRQKNVHILAEQKPDEALSLMDGYLKKDGLLPEVKQAVLMQKVNLLMQQNRVNELEQPLKEAVALLPDSFEGKMCGRLLEKLPEIKKERGQLKPGEEPPLPPGAIRATKMIIPPAPAKK, encoded by the coding sequence ATGAAAACAATCATCATCCCCGTCGTGGCCGCGCTCGTTGCCGGAATTGCCGGAGCTTCCGAAGCGTGGAGCACCAATCCTGCGGAAGCCATGCAGCAGGCCGCGGCCCAGAAGAAGGGCGTTATGCTGGAATTCACCGGTTCCGACTGGTGCGGCGCCTGCATCATGCAAAAGAAGCAGGCCCTTTCCCTCCCCAAGGTGCAGGAAGGCATCACCGCCGCCTTTATTCCCGTGGAACTGGATTTCCCGCGTAAAAAGCAGCAGGACGAACAGACCAAGGCCATGCTGGAAACCTACAAGAAATCCTACGGCATCACCGGGTTCCCCACGCTGGTCTACACAGACGCCCAGGGACGCCCCGTCCACACCGTCGTAGGCTATGCCAACCCGGACCAGGTCATGAAAGATGCGGCCAAGGCGGCGGAAGCTCTAAAAACCCAGCAGGCCCTGACAAACAAGCTGGCGGGCAGCCTCACGGACGAGCAGCGCCGGGACGCCCTGGTCCAATTGCTGAAGACGGTTCCCCAGTCCAGCATCCCCGCTTTCTACAAGCCGTCCCTGGAAGAACTGGCCAAACTGGACCCGGAGGATGCTTCCGGCATCCGCGCGGAACTGAACAGGAAAGAACTGCTCCATACCCAGAGAGAAGAGCTGGCCGATACGTTCCGTCAGAAAAACGTCCACATCCTGGCGGAACAAAAGCCTGACGAAGCCCTTTCCCTTATGGACGGCTACCTGAAGAAGGACGGGCTCCTGCCGGAAGTCAAACAGGCCGTCCTCATGCAAAAGGTGAACCTGCTCATGCAGCAAAACAGGGTGAATGAACTGGAACAGCCCCTTAAAGAAGCCGTCGCGCTTCTCCCGGACAGCTTTGAAGGAAAGATGTGCGGCAGGCTTCTGGAAAAACTGCCTGAGATCAAGAAGGAACGGGGCCAGCTGAAGCCGGGGGAAGAGCCCCCGCTCCCTCCCGGAGCCATCCGGGCCACT
- a CDS encoding valine--pyruvate transaminase — protein sequence MMQLSEIGGHLTARTGIDDLMEDLFKALHSGDAGLCQLNGGSPAVIPEVTELWRRSMAELVRNGKFDVLVGHYAHPGGDPGFIRALVRFLNERCGWNLKPENVAITQGGQMACFTLFNMLAGPCKDGCVREILFPLCPDYVGYQSQSLCGGVMFRGIRPGIRMLDGHTFKYVIDFDRLDIRPETAAICMSRPTNPTGNVVTDEELDRLREMAARAGVPLMIDNAYGPPLPNICFVPVNPAWDENMILTMSLSKIGLPGTRTGIVIARPDIIRAVVSMVTTSSLCPNNLGQALVTPYLEDGTLERVCRETLTPFYRRQAEFALSLLPELFGESIPWRVHKSEGAMFLWLWFEGLPITCQELYERCKARGCFVNPGHHFFFALPEEGEPWPHRHECIRISFTQAEDLLRKGLSIVADEVKKAYSHS from the coding sequence ATGATGCAATTATCGGAGATCGGAGGCCACCTGACGGCCAGAACGGGTATTGACGATTTGATGGAGGATTTATTCAAGGCCCTCCATTCGGGGGATGCCGGCCTGTGCCAGCTGAACGGCGGCAGTCCCGCCGTCATTCCGGAGGTAACGGAACTCTGGCGCCGCAGCATGGCGGAGCTGGTGCGGAATGGAAAATTTGACGTGCTCGTAGGGCATTACGCCCATCCGGGCGGGGACCCCGGCTTCATCCGCGCCCTGGTCCGTTTCCTCAATGAACGCTGCGGCTGGAACCTGAAGCCGGAGAACGTGGCGATCACCCAGGGTGGCCAGATGGCCTGCTTCACGCTCTTCAACATGCTCGCGGGTCCCTGCAAGGACGGCTGCGTGCGTGAAATCCTCTTCCCCCTGTGCCCGGATTATGTGGGCTACCAGTCCCAGTCCCTGTGCGGCGGCGTGATGTTCCGGGGCATCCGGCCCGGCATCCGCATGCTGGACGGCCATACGTTCAAGTACGTGATTGACTTTGACCGCCTGGACATCCGCCCGGAAACGGCCGCCATCTGCATGTCCCGCCCCACCAACCCCACCGGCAACGTGGTGACGGATGAAGAGCTGGACCGCCTGCGGGAAATGGCCGCCCGCGCCGGGGTGCCCCTGATGATTGACAACGCGTACGGACCGCCGCTGCCCAACATCTGCTTTGTGCCCGTAAATCCGGCGTGGGACGAAAACATGATCCTGACCATGAGCCTGTCCAAGATCGGATTGCCCGGCACGCGCACCGGAATTGTCATTGCGCGTCCGGACATCATCCGGGCGGTGGTCAGCATGGTCACCACCTCCTCCCTGTGCCCGAACAACCTGGGCCAGGCGCTGGTAACCCCTTATCTGGAAGACGGCACGCTGGAACGCGTGTGCCGTGAAACCCTCACGCCGTTCTACCGCCGCCAGGCGGAATTCGCCCTCTCCCTGCTGCCTGAACTCTTTGGAGAATCCATCCCGTGGCGCGTCCACAAGAGTGAAGGAGCCATGTTCCTGTGGCTCTGGTTTGAGGGGCTGCCCATCACGTGCCAGGAACTCTATGAACGGTGCAAGGCGCGCGGCTGCTTTGTGAATCCGGGCCATCACTTTTTCTTTGCCCTTCCGGAGGAAGGTGAACCCTGGCCGCACCGGCATGAATGCATCCGCATCAGCTTCACCCAGGCGGAGGACCTGTTGCGCAAGGGCCTCTCCATCGTGGCTGACGAGGTGAAAAAAGCCTACTCCCATTCTTAA
- a CDS encoding YicC/YloC family endoribonuclease — translation MNSMTGFGRAVAQTDRYNILVEISGVNRKQTEIAVNVPRSYAEWDASVRSIVQGAVSRGRVGVSVSVERLEEADGSLQLDEKKLASLAGLLNRAADLAGQPMPLQASDLLRLEIITSAAETALSPEEAWPVVEEALKGALKDFIAMRAAEGANLKTDVLGKLDTLEQFRLKIAEHAPSVPARLREAMLKRLADADLSVSADDERIIREVALFADKCDISEEITRLSSHFDQFRTLCASSAPAGRPLDFLCQEIFREFNTIGSKANDSTLSHLVVSAKTELEKIREQVQNIE, via the coding sequence ATGAACAGCATGACCGGCTTTGGTAGAGCCGTTGCCCAGACAGACCGTTACAACATTCTTGTTGAAATCTCCGGAGTAAACCGCAAGCAGACGGAAATTGCCGTTAACGTGCCCCGCAGCTATGCGGAATGGGATGCCTCCGTGCGCTCCATCGTTCAGGGGGCCGTTTCCCGCGGCCGCGTGGGCGTTTCCGTCTCCGTGGAACGGCTGGAGGAAGCGGACGGCTCCCTCCAGCTTGATGAAAAAAAACTGGCCTCCCTGGCAGGGTTGCTGAACCGCGCGGCTGACCTGGCCGGGCAGCCCATGCCCCTTCAGGCGTCCGACCTGCTGAGGCTGGAAATCATCACCTCCGCAGCGGAAACTGCCCTGTCTCCGGAAGAAGCCTGGCCGGTGGTGGAAGAGGCCCTCAAGGGTGCCTTGAAAGACTTCATCGCCATGCGCGCGGCGGAAGGCGCCAACCTGAAAACGGATGTGCTGGGCAAGCTGGACACGCTGGAACAATTCCGTCTCAAGATTGCGGAACACGCCCCGTCCGTCCCCGCAAGACTGCGTGAAGCCATGCTCAAGCGCCTGGCGGATGCCGACCTGTCCGTCTCTGCGGACGATGAACGCATCATCCGGGAGGTGGCCCTGTTTGCGGACAAGTGCGACATTTCCGAGGAAATCACGCGTCTTTCCTCCCACTTTGACCAGTTCCGCACCCTGTGCGCGTCCTCCGCTCCCGCGGGCAGGCCCCTGGACTTCCTCTGCCAGGAAATCTTCCGGGAATTCAATACCATCGGTTCCAAGGCGAATGACTCCACGCTGTCCCATCTGGTGGTTTCCGCCAAGACGGAGCTGGAAAAAATCAGGGAACAGGTTCAGAACATCGAATGA
- the gmk gene encoding guanylate kinase, with protein sequence MKQPLGSLLVVSGPSGSGKTTLCRRATEDGLCVYSISCTTRQPRQGEADGVDYHFLTPEEFTDRVQKGHFLEHAEVHGNHYGTLKADILNLLEQGKSVVMDIDVQGAEQIRACVDGILPKCYTDVYIYVPQEELRNRLCGRQTDEDEVISLRLRNAAQEDACLPRYQYCLVSSDRETDYAAFAALLKCQSMRVALMRE encoded by the coding sequence ATGAAACAGCCATTGGGATCTTTGCTGGTAGTATCCGGACCGTCCGGTTCCGGAAAAACGACCCTGTGCCGCCGCGCGACGGAAGACGGGCTGTGCGTGTACAGCATCTCCTGCACCACGCGCCAGCCCCGGCAGGGTGAGGCGGACGGGGTGGACTACCACTTCCTGACTCCTGAAGAATTCACGGACAGGGTGCAGAAAGGGCATTTTCTGGAACATGCGGAGGTGCACGGCAACCATTACGGGACGTTGAAGGCGGACATCCTGAACCTTCTGGAGCAGGGTAAAAGCGTGGTGATGGACATTGACGTTCAGGGGGCGGAGCAGATCCGCGCCTGCGTGGACGGCATTCTTCCCAAATGCTATACGGACGTTTATATCTACGTGCCGCAGGAGGAGCTGAGAAACCGCCTCTGCGGCCGCCAGACGGATGAAGACGAGGTGATCTCCCTGCGCCTGCGCAATGCCGCGCAGGAAGACGCCTGCCTGCCGCGGTACCAGTATTGCCTGGTTTCCTCCGACCGGGAAACGGATTACGCCGCCTTTGCCGCCCTGCTCAAGTGCCAGTCCATGCGCGTGGCGCTGATGCGGGAGTAA
- a CDS encoding SLC13 family permease, whose protein sequence is MPSLFNFNSAAVMGWMETAATQQWIVGILLLLLFICFIKEWMPVEITALAGTAVLMLTGILSTSDVLSSFANSGPLTVVCMFILSASLERTGLIGDLSKLFNKVAKGRELTALLVITLGAFMVSPFVNNTPVVVILMPIVLAFCRDHNIAASKLLIPLSYATILGGTCSVVGTSTNVVVLGQVQKLGYEGIQMFTVTPMGLLYAAAGLLYLWTVGRKWLPTRPTLSTMLPGGIQRDFLLQVRIPSGSPHIGTTPVSLMQSELLGTKIVEVRRKGFSMQEELQHINLEEGDRILFLCNARKVNQVREAKGVDLGWDDSRGLETLEQRDVQIVEGMIANNSEFAGLSLSELKLRQRFNIFVLAIHRQGRNITDMGPDTKLAAGDTLLLEGPQEGMNRILTKQRIIPLSQRPADAHNRSKQGWAIFAMGLFILIGLLGSFEQYGDFFKFFARFNPFYLAFIGALIVVISGCIKPKEAYQAVDWGIIFLILGMLCVGDAMSKTGLAKAIAFGVVDNIGPMGCLVAISGLYLICSIMTEMISNNAVAAVMGPLAYEMALQFDANPIPFILAVMFGASASFSTPIGYQTNTYVYNAGGYKFKDFVKVGLPLNILLWIIFTCTVGWLYPLK, encoded by the coding sequence ATGCCTTCCCTCTTCAACTTCAACTCCGCCGCCGTCATGGGCTGGATGGAGACGGCAGCCACCCAGCAATGGATTGTGGGCATTCTGCTGCTCCTCCTCTTCATCTGCTTCATCAAGGAATGGATGCCCGTGGAAATAACCGCCCTGGCCGGAACCGCCGTGCTCATGCTTACGGGCATCCTGAGTACCAGCGACGTTCTGTCCAGCTTTGCCAACAGCGGCCCGCTGACCGTGGTATGCATGTTCATCCTGAGCGCCTCCCTGGAAAGAACGGGGCTCATTGGAGACCTCTCCAAACTCTTCAACAAGGTAGCCAAAGGCAGGGAACTGACCGCCCTGCTGGTCATCACGCTGGGGGCGTTCATGGTCTCCCCCTTCGTCAACAACACGCCCGTGGTCGTCATCCTGATGCCCATTGTCCTGGCCTTCTGCCGGGACCACAACATCGCGGCCTCCAAGCTGCTCATCCCCCTCTCCTACGCCACCATCCTGGGTGGCACCTGCTCCGTGGTGGGCACCTCCACCAACGTCGTGGTGCTGGGCCAGGTACAGAAACTGGGCTATGAAGGCATCCAGATGTTCACGGTGACGCCCATGGGGCTGCTTTATGCTGCGGCGGGGCTGCTCTACCTCTGGACGGTGGGCCGCAAATGGCTGCCCACCCGCCCCACCCTGTCCACCATGCTGCCGGGCGGCATCCAGCGGGACTTCCTGCTCCAGGTCAGAATCCCCTCAGGCTCCCCCCACATCGGCACCACTCCCGTCAGCCTGATGCAGTCCGAACTGCTGGGCACCAAAATCGTGGAAGTGCGCCGCAAGGGCTTCTCCATGCAGGAGGAACTACAGCACATCAACCTGGAGGAAGGCGACCGCATCCTCTTCCTGTGCAACGCCAGGAAAGTCAACCAGGTCCGGGAGGCCAAGGGCGTGGACCTGGGCTGGGACGACAGCCGCGGCCTGGAAACCCTGGAACAGCGCGACGTGCAAATCGTGGAAGGCATGATCGCCAACAACTCGGAATTCGCCGGACTCTCCCTGTCCGAGCTCAAATTGCGCCAGCGGTTCAACATCTTCGTGCTCGCCATCCACAGGCAGGGCAGGAACATCACGGACATGGGACCGGACACCAAGCTGGCCGCCGGGGACACCCTGCTGCTGGAAGGGCCGCAGGAAGGCATGAACCGCATCCTGACCAAGCAGCGCATCATCCCCCTGAGCCAGCGCCCCGCGGATGCGCACAACCGCAGCAAGCAGGGCTGGGCCATCTTCGCCATGGGGCTGTTCATCCTCATCGGCCTGCTGGGTTCCTTTGAACAATACGGGGACTTCTTCAAATTCTTCGCCCGCTTCAACCCCTTCTACCTGGCGTTCATCGGCGCCCTGATCGTCGTCATCTCCGGCTGCATCAAACCCAAGGAAGCATACCAGGCGGTGGACTGGGGCATCATCTTCCTGATTCTGGGCATGCTCTGCGTAGGGGACGCCATGAGCAAAACCGGGCTCGCCAAGGCCATTGCCTTCGGCGTGGTGGACAACATAGGGCCCATGGGGTGCCTGGTGGCCATCTCCGGCCTGTACCTGATCTGCTCCATCATGACGGAAATGATCTCCAACAACGCCGTGGCCGCCGTCATGGGGCCGCTGGCCTATGAAATGGCCCTGCAATTTGACGCCAACCCCATCCCCTTCATCCTGGCCGTCATGTTCGGCGCCAGCGCCAGCTTCTCCACCCCCATCGGCTACCAGACCAATACCTACGTCTACAATGCCGGCGGTTACAAATTCAAGGACTTCGTCAAGGTGGGCCTCCCCCTCAACATCCTCCTGTGGATCATCTTCACCTGCACCGTCGGCTGGTTGTACCCTCTTAAATAG
- the gluQRS gene encoding tRNA glutamyl-Q(34) synthetase GluQRS: MESPIVTRFAPSPTGRLHLGHALAAWEARSLADRFSGRCVLRMEDIDQTRCRPGFVEGILEDLDWLGIRFDGPMMIQSSRFIAYENALQVLKDRGVLYPCFCTRREIAEEVAAMGGAPQGGQVDIYPGICRQLDKGRRKELLKSGRPFSWRLDCRAAARITGPLLWRDMRFGGQVCRPEELGDVILGRKDCPASYHIAVVVDDAAQGVTHVSRGEDLLPVTGIHRTLQALLGLPVPQWYHHRLVKDAAGKRLAKRDRSLSLQEMRAAGMKPEDVFRLMRES; encoded by the coding sequence ATGGAATCCCCCATAGTAACAAGGTTTGCCCCCAGCCCTACGGGGCGTCTCCATCTGGGGCATGCCCTGGCCGCGTGGGAGGCCCGTTCCCTGGCGGACCGTTTTTCCGGAAGGTGCGTGCTGAGGATGGAGGATATTGACCAGACGCGGTGCCGTCCCGGTTTTGTGGAGGGGATTCTGGAAGACCTGGATTGGCTGGGCATCCGTTTTGACGGCCCCATGATGATCCAGTCCTCCCGCTTCATCGCTTATGAAAACGCCCTCCAGGTGCTGAAGGACCGCGGGGTGCTTTATCCCTGTTTCTGCACGCGCCGGGAGATTGCGGAAGAAGTGGCCGCCATGGGCGGCGCGCCGCAGGGGGGGCAGGTGGATATTTATCCGGGAATCTGCCGCCAGCTTGACAAGGGGCGCAGGAAGGAGCTTCTCAAGTCCGGCAGGCCCTTTTCATGGCGGCTGGACTGCCGCGCCGCCGCGCGTATTACGGGACCTCTGTTGTGGAGGGACATGCGGTTCGGCGGCCAGGTTTGCCGCCCGGAGGAGCTGGGGGACGTGATTCTGGGGCGCAAGGATTGCCCGGCCAGCTACCACATTGCCGTGGTGGTGGATGATGCGGCCCAGGGGGTCACCCATGTGAGCCGGGGGGAGGATTTGCTCCCCGTTACCGGTATTCACCGTACGCTCCAGGCCCTGCTGGGGCTCCCCGTGCCGCAGTGGTACCATCACCGGCTGGTGAAGGATGCCGCCGGAAAGAGGCTTGCCAAGAGAGACCGGAGCCTGAGCCTTCAGGAGATGCGCGCCGCGGGCATGAAGCCGGAGGACGTGTTCCGCCTGATGCGGGAGAGCTGA
- the menA gene encoding 1,4-dihydroxy-2-naphthoate octaprenyltransferase — MNIITSAFLAARPKTLTASLIPVWAGCMVVQKLTGNWDLRLALLTFAACLCLQIACNFFNDAIDNAKHADTDKRTGPVRMTASGALSYGTVMLTGAAFLLGACLLALPLIELRGWPIIAIGIPSLYFTYGYTGGPWPLAYKGLGEIFVILFFGLVAVLGTILVQIGTAPVVPGTLVESLAVYNAGIVVGIQCGLLCAVMIAVNNIRDRKEDLTTGKRTLAVRLGEGKARAMAQSFILAAYITLPTSSRALHLNLSHTWWMWIPAILFGGYLMLLIRKTPADKRMNKVLALSSVHLLLYLATYTILPPH, encoded by the coding sequence ATGAACATCATTACTTCCGCCTTTCTGGCGGCACGCCCCAAGACGCTCACCGCCTCCCTGATTCCGGTGTGGGCAGGCTGCATGGTGGTGCAGAAACTGACGGGTAACTGGGACCTGCGCCTGGCCCTCCTGACCTTTGCCGCGTGCCTGTGCCTCCAGATTGCCTGCAACTTTTTCAATGACGCCATTGACAACGCCAAGCACGCGGACACGGACAAGCGCACCGGCCCCGTGCGCATGACGGCCAGCGGGGCGCTCTCCTACGGAACGGTCATGCTCACAGGCGCCGCCTTCCTGCTAGGGGCCTGCCTGCTGGCCCTTCCCCTCATTGAACTGCGCGGGTGGCCCATCATCGCCATCGGCATTCCCTCTCTCTACTTCACCTACGGGTACACGGGCGGCCCGTGGCCGCTGGCTTACAAGGGTCTGGGGGAAATATTCGTCATCCTCTTCTTCGGCCTAGTGGCCGTTCTGGGCACCATCCTGGTGCAGATCGGCACGGCACCGGTGGTTCCCGGCACGCTGGTGGAATCCCTGGCGGTGTACAACGCCGGCATCGTGGTAGGCATTCAATGCGGCCTCCTGTGCGCCGTCATGATCGCCGTCAACAACATACGCGACAGGAAGGAGGACCTCACCACGGGCAAGCGCACGCTGGCCGTCCGGCTGGGGGAGGGAAAGGCGCGCGCCATGGCCCAGTCCTTCATTCTGGCGGCGTACATCACGCTGCCCACCTCCAGCCGGGCTCTTCACCTGAACCTGTCCCACACGTGGTGGATGTGGATTCCCGCCATCCTCTTCGGCGGCTACCTGATGCTCCTGATCCGCAAAACGCCTGCGGACAAACGCATGAACAAGGTCCTGGCCCTCTCCTCCGTGCACCTGCTCCTGTACCTGGCTACATACACAATTCTGCCCCCGCACTGA
- a CDS encoding type I 3-dehydroquinate dehydratase has translation MQQILREHQTYPPKIVASVTSWELWKTLKGKDLTDQCDCVELRVDALPPELAPEEVMKFRPEMPLLVTVRCHEEGGLRRIPEEERFSLLRAYLPYATAIDIEIKAMRHARELIMEAGERDVLIIGSTHDFQITPGVDYLRELEKRARAHKADIVKFAFTPCLASDIQTGVQLFTKPKGPIAVMGMGPMGPVSRLLYSQLGSRLVYGYLGDRETAPGQWHVSLIKETLRHLGPILR, from the coding sequence ATGCAGCAGATTTTACGTGAACATCAAACCTATCCGCCGAAAATCGTTGCGTCCGTCACCTCCTGGGAGCTGTGGAAAACGCTGAAAGGAAAAGATTTAACGGACCAGTGCGACTGTGTGGAACTGCGTGTGGACGCCCTTCCTCCGGAACTCGCGCCTGAGGAGGTCATGAAGTTCAGGCCGGAAATGCCCCTGCTGGTCACCGTACGCTGCCATGAGGAAGGGGGGCTGCGCCGCATTCCGGAGGAAGAACGCTTCTCCCTGCTGCGGGCGTACCTGCCGTACGCTACCGCCATTGACATTGAAATCAAGGCCATGCGCCACGCCAGGGAACTGATTATGGAAGCCGGGGAGCGGGACGTGCTTATCATCGGCTCCACTCATGACTTCCAGATCACGCCCGGCGTGGACTACCTGCGGGAACTGGAAAAAAGGGCGCGCGCCCATAAGGCGGACATCGTCAAATTTGCGTTCACCCCGTGCCTTGCCTCGGACATCCAGACAGGCGTGCAGCTCTTCACCAAGCCAAAGGGACCTATTGCCGTGATGGGCATGGGACCCATGGGGCCCGTCTCCCGCCTGCTGTACTCCCAGCTTGGCAGCCGCCTGGTATACGGCTACCTGGGAGACCGGGAAACGGCTCCGGGCCAGTGGCACGTCTCCCTCATCAAGGAAACCCTCCGCCATCTCGGCCCCATTCTCCGCTGA
- a CDS encoding ThuA domain-containing protein translates to MNWKRFHLVLCMFLLAACATARGEKTRVLIVDGFSNHDWQRTTACLRMLLEKEGSYSVDVSTFPARAPEAEREAWKPDFKSYDVVIQNTNGGTNGPEWGAGAKKALEHYLTDGGGMLAFHSANNAFPRWPEYNRMIGLGWRPRDYGTSLVITDDETILRLPPGEGGPTSHGDRVDALVTRLGEHPIHAELPRRWRTTDIEVYRYVRGPAEQVQVLSYARDPLTGLNFPVEWTVQYGKGRVYTSTLGHVWPGDANLKGIQCAAFQTLLFRALDWLAGKPVRYAVPGDFPDREKPSLRPLPHILLQMVSP, encoded by the coding sequence ATGAACTGGAAGCGCTTTCATCTGGTACTCTGCATGTTCCTGCTGGCGGCATGCGCCACGGCACGCGGAGAGAAAACACGCGTTCTGATCGTGGACGGCTTTTCCAACCACGACTGGCAGCGCACGACCGCCTGCCTCCGGATGCTGCTGGAGAAGGAGGGCAGTTATTCCGTGGACGTGAGCACCTTCCCGGCCCGGGCTCCGGAGGCGGAGCGGGAGGCATGGAAGCCGGATTTCAAAAGCTACGACGTGGTCATCCAGAATACCAATGGCGGAACGAACGGTCCCGAATGGGGCGCCGGGGCGAAAAAAGCCCTGGAGCATTACCTCACGGACGGAGGCGGCATGCTGGCCTTTCACTCCGCCAACAACGCCTTTCCCCGGTGGCCGGAATACAACCGCATGATCGGGCTGGGATGGAGGCCGCGGGATTACGGCACCTCCCTGGTCATTACGGATGACGAAACCATCCTGCGCCTTCCACCTGGCGAGGGGGGCCCCACGTCCCACGGCGACCGCGTGGATGCGCTGGTCACGCGCCTGGGAGAACATCCCATCCATGCGGAACTGCCGCGCCGCTGGAGAACGACGGACATTGAAGTGTACCGCTACGTACGCGGCCCGGCGGAACAAGTCCAGGTGCTTTCCTATGCGCGCGATCCGCTGACGGGCCTCAATTTCCCGGTGGAATGGACGGTCCAATACGGAAAAGGGCGCGTGTACACCTCCACGCTGGGCCACGTCTGGCCGGGAGACGCCAATCTGAAGGGGATTCAATGCGCCGCCTTCCAGACCCTGTTGTTCCGCGCCCTGGACTGGCTGGCGGGAAAACCGGTCCGCTACGCCGTTCCCGGAGATTTTCCGGACCGGGAAAAACCTTCCCTGCGCCCCCTCCCCCATATCCTCCTTCAGATGGTTTCCCCCTGA